The following nucleotide sequence is from Candidatus Methylomirabilis sp..
CCCCGGAGGCAGGCCCGGTCCATCTGCACCACCGATGACGAAGGCTCGCTCCCCCAGGGCGAGGGGGTCGCCGGCATTCGCCCCAGGGCTCCCGCCTGGTCCCGGGAGGGGAGGTGCAGATGTCCGAACCGCCGGAACGCGTCCTGGTGCTCTGCCCCACCGCCCGGGATCGGGAGCATTTCTCGCGGCCGGAGATCCGGGAGGCGTATCCGCTGGACTTTCGAGGGACGGACGAGGAGACCCACGGTGCGGGGTTCGACGCGGTGCGGTTCGTGGAGGAGACGATCCGGGCCGTGCGGCGGCGCCGGAGCGGCTACCGGGCGGTCGTCGGCATCGACGACTTCCCGGCGTCCCTGATGGCCGCCCTGGTCGCCGAGGCCGTCGGGCTCCCGGCGCCCTCCTTCGAGTCCCTCTTCCTCTGCCAGCACAAGTATTACTCGCGCCTCCGGCAGCGGGAGGCCGCTCCGGAGGCGACGCCGCGCTTCCATGTCCTCGACCTTTCCCGGGATGCTGCCGCCGCGGACCTGCCCATGCCCCTCCCCGTCTTCGTCAAGCCGGTCAAGTCCTACCTCTCCATCCTGGCCCGGCCCATCGCGACCTTCCCCGATCTCACGCGCGTGGTGGTGGAGGCCCGGCGGAGGCTCGCCGGGATCGCGGCGATGTTCGACGGGCTCGTGGCTGCCTCCCATCTCGACGGCGCCTTCCGGGCGGTTCCCGCCGCGGCCCTCCTGGTCGAAGACCTCCTCGGAGGTCATCAGGTCACGCTCGATGGCTACGCCTTCAACGGGGAGGTGGTGCCGCTCGGGGTCGTGGACTCGTTTTTCTTCCTCCGCTCCTCGAGCTTCGAACGGTTCGAGTATCCCTCCCGGCTCCCCGCCCCCGTCCAGGAGCGGATGGCGCGCCTCGCGGAGCGGTGCGTCCGGGCGGTCGGCCTCGACCGGACCTTCTTCAACATCGAGTTCTTCTACCAGGAGGAGCAGGACGCCATCCATCTCATCGAGATCAACGGCCGGATGTCTTCCCAGTTCGCGCCCCTGTACCGGATGGTGGAGGGGATTGACCTGTACGCGATGCAGCTCGAGATGGTCCTGGGGCGGGAGCCGGGCGGGCGGGAGGTCTGGGGGCCGGGCCGGCGCCGCGGCCGGGTCGCGGCGTCCTTCGTCCTGCGGACCTTCGAGGACGGCCTCGTCCGGCGGGTCCCGGCGGCGGCGGAGGTCGCGGGGCTGGCGGGCCGCTTCCCGGAGGCCTTCGTCGAGATCCTGGTGAGGGAGGGCGAGAAACTGTCGGACGAGCTGCAGGACGACGAGAGCTATCGCTACGCCCTGGTGGACCTGTGCGCGAAGGACCGGAAGGCGCTTCGGAAGCGGTTCGATGACGCGAAGGGCCTCCTGCCCTTCGCCTTCGACCCGATCCCGCCAACGCGATGAGGGAAGGCGCGGCCCGCGCTCTTCCCGGGGAGGGCACCATGGATGGAGTCTCGAGAACGTGGTGGGAGATCGAACAGGAGGACGGGCGCCCCGTCAACCCCAGCGGCAACCCGACCTTCGCATCGGTGCTGGCCGCCCGCCTGAGCCGGCGGAGCCTCCTCAAGGGGGCCGCGGCCAGCCTCGTCTTGATCTCCGCGGGGCCGCTCAGGGCGTCCCGATCCGCCCGCGCGGAGGCCGCGGCCGGCTTCACGCCGGTGCCGGCCTCGACCGAGGACAAGCTGATCGTGCCGCAGGGGTACAAGCACGCCGTCGTGGTGCGGTGGGGGGACGGGCTGTTCGCGGACGCCCCGGCGTTCGACCCGAAGGCCCAGACGGCGGGGAAGCAGGTCCGGCAGTTCGGTTACGACTGCGACTTCATCGGGTACATGCCCCTGCCGCAGGGGAGCACCTCCTCGAGCCGCGGGCTTCTCGGGGTCAACCACGAGAACGCCCGGTCACCGCTGATGTTCCCGGGGTGGGACGGGAAGGTGGACACCAAGACCCGGGAGATCGTGGAGATCGAGATCGCGGCCCACGGCTTCACGGTGGTCGAGGTGGGCCGCGGGAGCCGGGGCGAGTGGACGGTCGTCAAGAATTCGCTCTTCAACCGGCGGATCACGGGGGCGACCCCCATGGCGATCCGGGGGCCCGCCGCGGGGCATCCCCTCATGCGCACGGCGGCCGATCCCGCCGGTCTCACGGTCCTCGGAACCTTGAACAACTGCGCGGGGGGCGTGACACCCTGGGGGACGATCCTGACCGGCGAGGAGAACATCCACAACTACTTCACCGGCAAGGCGGACGAGCTGGCCGACCCCGCGCTCAAGGCGCTGCACGGGCGGTACGGCGTCGGGACCGGCCGGTACGGCTGGGCCCGCTTTCACGATCGCTTCGACCTCAAGAAGGAGCCCCACGAGCCGAACCGGTTCGGGTGGATCGTGGAGATTGACCCCTACGATCCGCAGTCCACGCCGGTCAAGCACACGGCGATGGGCCGCTTCATCCACGAGGGGGCGGCGACGATCCTCTCAAAGGACGGCCGGGCGGTGGCCTACATGGGGGACGACGCCCGCTTCGAATACCTCTACAAGTTCATCTCCGCCGGGCGCAACGACCCGAAGGACCGAGGGGCCAATATGCGCCTCCTCGACAGCGGGACGCTCTACGTCGCGCGCTTCCGGGACGACGGGACGGGAGAGTGGCTGCCGCTGACCTACGGGGTCGGGCCGCTCACCGAGGCGAACGGGTTTTCCTCCCAGGCCGAGGTGGTGATCAGCACGCGCCGGGCCGGGGACCTCATCGGCGGGACCAAGATGGACCGCCCGGAGGACGTCGAGGCCAATCCGGTGAGCGGGAAGGTCTACTGCGCGCTGACCAGCAACGACCGGCGCAAGCCCGAGCAGGTGGACAAGGCCAATCCGCGGGCCAACAACAAGTTCGGCCACATCATCGAGATCACCGAGGACGGAAACGATCACGCCGCCGCGCGCTTCCGCTGGGAGATCTTCGTGAAAGGCGGGGACCCGAAGAACCCCGACCACCAGGCGGACTACCAGGGCCACACCGACGTGAGCCCGCTCGCCGGCCCCGACAACTTCGCCTTCGAGGAGAGCGGGCGGCTGTGGGTGGCGACCGACGGGATCGAGGATGCCCTCGGCGTGAACGACGGGATCTTCGCCCTGGAGACGCAGGGGCCGGAGCGGGGCCGGGCGCGCCGCTTCCTGAGCTCCCCCGCCGGGGCCGAGGTCTGCGGCCCGGCCTTCACCCCCGATGGCCGCACCCTCTTCGTGGCGATCCAGCACCCCGGCTTCGGGAGCAAGGTCACTTACGACAAGCCGGAAAGCCGCTGGCCCGACAACTGGGACGACATGCCGCCCCGCCCGAGCGTGGTGGCGATCTACCGGGAGGACGGCGGGAAGATCGGCACCTAGGCCGGCGCCAGCAACCCAGTTCCGGGTCCGCGTACGGGTCGGACCCGCGCGCCCGGATCAGGGAACGAGCTGCTTGCCGTCGGCGTCCAGGACAATCAACGCGTTCACGGGACAGACCGTGCAGGCCTCGAGCAAGCGCTCGCGCTCGATGTCCGGCGCGTGCTCCTTGAAGGTGCAGATCTTCTCGGCGTCGAACTCGAAGACGTCCGCGGCGAGTTTCATGCAGTTGGACGTGCTGATGCAGGTGTCGCGATCTATGCGGACCGTCAGGCCGCTGATCTTCCGCTCCAGGAATTCGCCCATGGTTCTCCGCCCTGTCCCCGGTTCCGGCGTGGAGCCCTGTGATCTCCGCAGGTCGGGCCGAGCTCAGGCGCCCGATCGGGTATAGAGCCGGTCCGTCTTGGCGGCCATGATGAAGTCGTTGCGGTGGAGGTTGCGGATCTTGTGGGTCCACCAGGTCACGGCCACCCTGCCCCACTCCGTGACGATGCGGGGATGGTGTCCCTCCTCCTCCGCCAGGCTTCCGACCGCGTTCGTGAAGGCGAGGGCCTTCGCGAAGTCCGGGAAGCGATAGGTGCGCTCCAGCTTCCGGATCCCGTCCTGGACGATCAGCTTCCAGTCGGGCACCTGGGGATGAAGCTCCGCGATCTCCGGGTCGGTGACCACCGGGGCATCGGCCCGGCAGGCCACGCACTTCTCCTGGGTGAGTTGCGCCATCGCCTCCCTCACTGCCGCCGCCAGGGTCCGTTCCCCGGCTTGGCGGGCCATCAATACTCATCCTAGACGGGATCGGGAATCTGTCAAGCCCGCAGCCCTGCAGGCGCTCGCGACCCCCTCGCCGCGGCAGTTGACGCGGACAGGTCGTCCGGACTAGGGTGGCGGCGGGGAGTGGGCTCCCGCGCCTGCCAGTGGATGAGGCGTCTCGGGGTCTCCGTTCTTATTCTCCTATTGGAGGGGCCTCATATGTACCGGGTGTTCGCGGTCGCCTTCATCGTGATGGGGTTCTACTCGGTCAACTATTACTGGCTGCCGCCTGGCAGCGTCGCGGCCCGTCTCGGCCTCGATCCCTTCCAGGAGGCCCGGCAGGTGATCGCCGGGGGCCAGGTTCACCTCGAGGCCGGCGGGCGGGTCGTGCAGGGCATCGACCGGTTCCTGAAGCGGATCCCGCTGAAGGCGGAGCCGGAGGTCCTCCTGGAGCGAGTGGAGGAGGCCCGGGTCGGCATCACCCAGTCCCTCGGGGAGCAGCGCGAGCTCAACGCGCAGCTTGTGGCGACGCTGCAGCGGGTGGACGGGCAGCTTGCGGAGGGGCTGGGCACCCTTGCCCGCGTGGGCGACCTGGCGGCCGCGATGACCGCCGAGACCGCGCGCCGGGCGATGTTCAATATCCTCTGGGGGCTCTTCGGCTGTGCGGTGGTGTACCCGCTAGCCGTGTACGGGGATTCCGCCCGGTCCCCCCGGCGCGGGCCATTCGTCCGGTAGCCGCCAGGCCCGGCTCAGCGGGGAGGGCTACCGGCCGGGCTCAGCGACGGGGGGAACAGGGCAGCTGGAACCCCGAGCGGGATTCGCTTTCGCCTTTCAGCTCGGAGAGACCGCAAAATGCAGTTGACATCTTGAAGGGATGGGCCGTAGTTTATCAGGCGGGTTACTCCTGGGAGTGCTGGGGACCGTAGCCGACTCTCAGGCACAGTGCGGACAACTTCACCCTGGAGGCCAATGAGCACTCGACAGAGTCACTTTCTCGAAGAGAGGGTCAAGCGGTTCATCGATGTTTGCCGGAAGAAACGCCTCAAGGCAACGCACCAGCGTCTGGTGATTTACCGGGCCATCGCCGGCTCGGCTGACCATCCGAGCGCCGATATGGTCTACAAGGAAGTCCGGAGGCAACACCCCACGGTGTCCCTGGCCACCGTGTACAAGACGCTCGAGACCTTCAAGAAGGTCGGTCTTGTTTCCGAGGTGGGCCCCTTTCATGAGAATACCCGCTACGAGGCGAATCTTGCGCCCCATCACCACTTGATCTGTACCCAGTGCAAGAGGATCGAGGACCTCTACGAACCCTTTCTCAACGCGATTCCCTTACCGGAGCAGCTCAAGGAGCATCATGTGCTCGGCCATACGGTGTGGGTCCATAGCCTGTGCCGGGATTGTGCGAAGGGGAGGGGGAAGGCCTAAGGATGGCTTCCCCCTTTTTTTTGAAGCCCCATCGAGGATGATTCCTATCTAAGAATTGCTCCGAGAATTCCTGCAGGAGATCACGTATGGAGAGGCCGAAGATTCGCGGACTCGCGCGGCGCGAGCTCCTGGTGGGCGGCCTTGCCCTTACCGTCGCCGGCACGCTCCCTTGGAGGCGGGGGCCAAGCGCTTGGGGCATGCCCGGCCAGGAGGGAGAGGCGCGCGGTCCGGATTCGGAACACGGCAGGCGCCACCTGCCCAGGGTTGCCGCGCCACGTACCGCTCCCACGGGTTCGGTTGTCCCCGTCGTGGTGAGCCTGGGGCACCCGATGGAGACGGGCCATCACATCGAGGCTCTCGAGATCCTGAATTACGACGATCCCGTGGTCTCGAAGGGGAGATTCCATCTGACCCCGGCCAACGGGGAGGCGTACCTCTCGACACAGGTGCGCATGAGCGAAGGGGACTCCTCGCTCGCGGTCCTGGCCAACTGCAGCCAGCACGGGGAGTGGCGGGCCAGCCAACCCATCACGGTCCTGAGCGAAGGATGCGCCACGGCCGGGGAAGGACGGGAGAACAATGAGATCGGCCAGCCAATCCTGAGGTTCCCCGAGCCGATGGCCCGGGACAAGGTCGTCAAGGTCCAGGTCAAGTTCCGACATCCCTCCCGAACCGGCCTGGAGAAGCGCGGCGGGGCCTTTCTCCAGGTCAAGCCTCCCTTCTACCTGAAGACGATGGAGGTGTATTACGCCGAAGAACGGGTGAGTCTCTACGAAATGACCTCGGCGTTGAGTGATACCCCCTTCATCACCTTCAAGCTGCGCACCACCGAGGAGGCCCCGCTTCGGGTCGTCTTCACCAACAGCGAGGGTCACCGCTATGCCGTTGAAGAGGCGCTGAAATTCTGTTGCTAGGCCGCCGACCGCTAATGGGTGGATCGTACCCCTTTCTCAGGAGCGCGGTTCTCATGGCGGGGGTTGCCACCCTCGGCGGGCCGGCGGCGGAGGCTGTCCACTTCGGCCCGATGGAGGCCGGATACGCTTACGTCGAGAAGGGGGATCTCGATTCGGCTCTTCGAGAGTTCAAGAAGGCGATCGCCATCGCGCCCAATGACACCCGGGGCCAGTTTGGGATCGGCTATATCTACCTGAAGTGGGAGGAGCCCACCCTCGCCATCCCATACCTGAAGACCGCCTTCGAGGTTGCCCATCCAGGCGACAGGACGGGCAGGCTGAACGCCGCAGTGACGCTGGCCGAGGCCTACTCTATGATCGGGGATCCGGATCATGCGGTGGCCTGGCTCCGAGAAGGGCGCCTGTGGTTCGAACAGCTGGGGTGGGCCGAGGAGGGGTGGCGGCAGAGACTGGCGGGCCCCTCCTTTGAAGCCTTGAAGCGCGATAGTCGATACCAGGAATTGGCTCGGGGAAAGGCCGACCCTCTGGAGAAGCCGGAGAGATAGCATTGTCGCCGGGAACCCTCGCGAGTCCGAGGGCGTCTTCAAGGGGCAATATGATCCGGCGCGCGATCCGTCCCCGGGGTGTTCCGGCACTATTCCTTCTCGTTCTTCTTGCGGGCCTCGGGCGCGAGACGGCCGCAGCGACAGAAGTCTGGGTGACCAACGAGTTATCGGATGACATCTCCATCATTGACGTGGCCTCACGAAGCGTGGTCGCCACCGTCCCCTCCGGGGGGTGGATGCAGGGGCGCGCCCTTCCCGGTGCCCCGGTGGAGCTGCACCCGCCTCACCGGCCCGCCTCGTCCAAGCCGCACAACGTCACCTTCAGCCCCGACGGTCGCGAAGCCTGGATCGCCCACGTCGGCTCCCACGCCGTCAGCATCCTGGATACCGGAACCCGGAAGGTCCTGACGACGATCCAGGGCGGGACCAGGGCGCACGCCGTGACCTTTACGCCCGATGGCAGGGAAGCCTGGCTCGCCAACCCCGGATCCGACGACGTCTGGATCTTCGAGAGCGCCACAAAGGAGCGGGTGAAGGTCATCCCGGTGGGGAAGGCTCCGCAATTGGTCGCGTTCTCGAAAGACGGCCGCCGGGCGTTCATCAGCCACAGTGGGAGCGAGGAGGTTTGGGTCGTAGACGTGCAGAGCCGCGGGGTCCTTGGCCGGGTTCCCGCGGGGAAGGACGCGATGGGGCTC
It contains:
- a CDS encoding thiosulfate oxidation carrier protein SoxY — encoded protein: MPGQEGEARGPDSEHGRRHLPRVAAPRTAPTGSVVPVVVSLGHPMETGHHIEALEILNYDDPVVSKGRFHLTPANGEAYLSTQVRMSEGDSSLAVLANCSQHGEWRASQPITVLSEGCATAGEGRENNEIGQPILRFPEPMARDKVVKVQVKFRHPSRTGLEKRGGAFLQVKPPFYLKTMEVYYAEERVSLYEMTSALSDTPFITFKLRTTEEAPLRVVFTNSEGHRYAVEEALKFCC
- a CDS encoding tetratricopeptide repeat protein → MAGVATLGGPAAEAVHFGPMEAGYAYVEKGDLDSALREFKKAIAIAPNDTRGQFGIGYIYLKWEEPTLAIPYLKTAFEVAHPGDRTGRLNAAVTLAEAYSMIGDPDHAVAWLREGRLWFEQLGWAEEGWRQRLAGPSFEALKRDSRYQELARGKADPLEKPER
- a CDS encoding 4a-hydroxytetrahydrobiopterin dehydratase, with amino-acid sequence MAQLTQEKCVACRADAPVVTDPEIAELHPQVPDWKLIVQDGIRKLERTYRFPDFAKALAFTNAVGSLAEEEGHHPRIVTEWGRVAVTWWTHKIRNLHRNDFIMAAKTDRLYTRSGA
- a CDS encoding transcriptional repressor, producing MSTRQSHFLEERVKRFIDVCRKKRLKATHQRLVIYRAIAGSADHPSADMVYKEVRRQHPTVSLATVYKTLETFKKVGLVSEVGPFHENTRYEANLAPHHHLICTQCKRIEDLYEPFLNAIPLPEQLKEHHVLGHTVWVHSLCRDCAKGRGKA
- a CDS encoding PhoX family phosphatase, producing the protein MDGVSRTWWEIEQEDGRPVNPSGNPTFASVLAARLSRRSLLKGAAASLVLISAGPLRASRSARAEAAAGFTPVPASTEDKLIVPQGYKHAVVVRWGDGLFADAPAFDPKAQTAGKQVRQFGYDCDFIGYMPLPQGSTSSSRGLLGVNHENARSPLMFPGWDGKVDTKTREIVEIEIAAHGFTVVEVGRGSRGEWTVVKNSLFNRRITGATPMAIRGPAAGHPLMRTAADPAGLTVLGTLNNCAGGVTPWGTILTGEENIHNYFTGKADELADPALKALHGRYGVGTGRYGWARFHDRFDLKKEPHEPNRFGWIVEIDPYDPQSTPVKHTAMGRFIHEGAATILSKDGRAVAYMGDDARFEYLYKFISAGRNDPKDRGANMRLLDSGTLYVARFRDDGTGEWLPLTYGVGPLTEANGFSSQAEVVISTRRAGDLIGGTKMDRPEDVEANPVSGKVYCALTSNDRRKPEQVDKANPRANNKFGHIIEITEDGNDHAAARFRWEIFVKGGDPKNPDHQADYQGHTDVSPLAGPDNFAFEESGRLWVATDGIEDALGVNDGIFALETQGPERGRARRFLSSPAGAEVCGPAFTPDGRTLFVAIQHPGFGSKVTYDKPESRWPDNWDDMPPRPSVVAIYREDGGKIGT
- a CDS encoding ATP-grasp domain-containing protein → MSEPPERVLVLCPTARDREHFSRPEIREAYPLDFRGTDEETHGAGFDAVRFVEETIRAVRRRRSGYRAVVGIDDFPASLMAALVAEAVGLPAPSFESLFLCQHKYYSRLRQREAAPEATPRFHVLDLSRDAAAADLPMPLPVFVKPVKSYLSILARPIATFPDLTRVVVEARRRLAGIAAMFDGLVAASHLDGAFRAVPAAALLVEDLLGGHQVTLDGYAFNGEVVPLGVVDSFFFLRSSSFERFEYPSRLPAPVQERMARLAERCVRAVGLDRTFFNIEFFYQEEQDAIHLIEINGRMSSQFAPLYRMVEGIDLYAMQLEMVLGREPGGREVWGPGRRRGRVAASFVLRTFEDGLVRRVPAAAEVAGLAGRFPEAFVEILVREGEKLSDELQDDESYRYALVDLCAKDRKALRKRFDDAKGLLPFAFDPIPPTR
- a CDS encoding beta-propeller fold lactonase family protein, which produces MTNELSDDISIIDVASRSVVATVPSGGWMQGRALPGAPVELHPPHRPASSKPHNVTFSPDGREAWIAHVGSHAVSILDTGTRKVLTTIQGGTRAHAVTFTPDGREAWLANPGSDDVWIFESATKERVKVIPVGKAPQLVAFSKDGRRAFISHSGSEEVWVVDVQSRGVLGRVPAGKDAMGLGVSQDGRHVYVTTGGESRVVVIDAGSLKDVLSIETGLDAHGLAVSPDGQFIYVANRGTDTLSVIHLPTHRVVREIPTGRRPDMLAVSPDGLQLFVTNRADDTLAIVDLQTQTVVVVVPVGRGPHGVAVRP
- a CDS encoding ferredoxin, yielding MGEFLERKISGLTVRIDRDTCISTSNCMKLAADVFEFDAEKICTFKEHAPDIERERLLEACTVCPVNALIVLDADGKQLVP